A genomic stretch from Juglans microcarpa x Juglans regia isolate MS1-56 chromosome 3S, Jm3101_v1.0, whole genome shotgun sequence includes:
- the LOC121258145 gene encoding caffeoyl-CoA O-methyltransferase 5, with the protein MASKGGENQNEAGRHQEVGHKSLLQSDALYQYILETSVYPREPEPMKELREVTAKHPWNIMTTSADEGQFLNMLLKLINAKNTMEIGVYTGYSLLATALAIPDDGKILAMDINRENYELGLPIIEKAGVAHKIEFREGPALPVLDLLVEDEKNHGAYDFIFVDADKDNYINYHKRLIDLVKVGGLIGYDNTLWNGSVVAPADAPLRKYVRYYRDFVLELNKALAADPRIEICMLPVGDGITLCRRIK; encoded by the exons ATGGCTTCCAAGGGAGGAGAAAATCAAAACGAAGCCGGGAGGCACCAGGAGGTTGGTCACAAGAGCCTTTTGCAGAGTGATGCTCTTTACCAG TATATATTGGAGACCAGTGTCTACCCGAGAGAGCCTGAACCCATGAAGGAGCTTAGAGAGGTGACTGCCAAGCATCCATG GAACATCATGACCACCTCAGCCGATGAAGGCCAGTTCTTGAACATGCTACTCAAACTCATCAATGCCAAGAACACCATGGAGATCGGTGTCTACACCGGCTACTCCCTGCTCGCTACAGCCTTAGCGATTCCCGACGATGGAAAG ATCCTGGCCATGGACATCAACAGAGAAAACTACGAGCTAGGACTGCCCATCATCGAAAAAGCCGGTGTTGCCCACAAGATCGAATTCAGAGAAGGCCCTGCCCTCCCAGTTCTTGACCTTTTGGTTGAAGAT GAAAAGAACCATGGAGCTTATGATTTCATATTCGTGGACGCGGACAAGGACAACTACATCAACTATCACAAGAGGCTAATTGACCTCGTGAAGGTCGGGGGATTGATCGGCTACGATAACACCCTCTGGAACGGCTCTGTCGTGGCGCCTGCTGATGCGCCACTTCGCAAGTACGTTAGGTACTACAGGGACTTCGTCTTGGAGCTCAACAAGGCCCTTGCTGCCGACCCTAGGATTGAGATCTGCATGCTTCCTGTTGGTGATGGGATCACTCTCTGCCGTCGGATCAAATGA